From Parambassis ranga chromosome 9, fParRan2.1, whole genome shotgun sequence, the proteins below share one genomic window:
- the selenop gene encoding selenoprotein Pa isoform X1 produces the protein MWAGLTLLLTLCLLHGGGAESDGGGPRCQLAPAWRIGEVEPMRGSIGHVTVVALFQASULFCLVQASRMDGLRQKLERHGLRDVRYMVINHQGKQAQRLHTQLAEKLSENITLYKQEEQQPDVWQTLNGQKDDFLIYDRCGRLTHHISLPYSIIGQGHIEGAIRDTYCKRICGECAHESAEVPEECNKKAEAQPDVDGSPAVEGNTEHGHGHHHHHGHGHHGDNHDFHPRGLGRERVHHRGHHHGNGHHGNGDDHGSHDQGQQQSQSQQGVREQGHYQDGVVSQRQAHLELGQVQQAHIQHMSQEALGAPVRPUIQEKASUKSKHSUQWTAGSDNEASPKASUCUHURRLFGEAGIEQPVSLUHCGEVLPASURUHGLIGDAANNVRETUQURSPPAAUQQPQPAQUAUPPGVVS, from the exons ATGTGGGCAGGCCTCACTCTGCTCCTCACTCTCTGCCTGCTCCATGGGGGCGGAGCAGAGAGTGATGGGGGTGGGCCTCGATGTCAGCTGGCGCCTGCCTGGAGAATAGGGGAGGTGGAGCCCATGAGGGGGTCAATAGGGCATGTGACGGTGGTGGCTCTTTTCCAGGCCAGCTGACTGTTCTGCTTGGTGCAGGCTTCCAG AATGGATGGCCTGCGCCAGAAGCTGGAGCGTCATGGTCTAAGAGATGTGCGCTACATGGTCATTAACCACCAGGGGAAGCAAGCCCAGCGCCTGCACACCCAGCTGGCAGAAAAACTTTCAGAGAACATCACGCTCTACAAACAGGAGGAGCAACAGCCCGATGTTTGGCAGACACTGAACGGACAGAAAGATGACTTTCTCATCTATGACAG GTGTGGGCGTCTCACTCACCACATTTCACTTCCATACTCCATCATTGGACAGGGCCACATTGAGGGTGCAATCAGAGATACCTACTGCAAACGCATATGTGGAGAGTGCGCACATGAG AGTGCTGAGGTCCCAGAGGAGTGCAATAAGAAAGCAGAGGCACAGCCAGATGTAGATGGTAGCCCAGCTGTAGAGGGTAACACTGAACATGGTCACggtcatcaccaccatcatggTCATGGCCACCATGGGGATAATCATGATTTCCACCCCCGTGGCCTTGGTCGTGAACGTGTTCACCACCGTGGTCATCACCATGGAAATGGTCACCATGGAAATGGTGATGACCATGGTAGCCATGATCAAGGACAACAGCAGAGTCAAAGCCAGCAAGGTGTTAGAGAACAAGGGCATTATCAAGATGGCGTGGTGTCTCAAAGGCAGGCTCATTTAGAGTTAGGCCAGGTGCAACAAGCACACATACAACACATGTCACAGGAAGCTCTCGGAGCCCCTGTTAGACCTTGAATACAAGAGAAGGCGAGCTGAAAGTCAAAGCACAGCTGACAGTGGACAGCAGGCTCTGACAATGAAGCCTCTCCTAAGGCCAGCTGATGCTGACACTGACGCAGGCTGTTTGGCGAAGCAGGCATTGAGCAGCCAGTCAGTCTCTGACACTGTGGTGAGGTGTTGCCCGCCTCCTGACGGTGACACGGGCTGATAGGCGACGCAGCCAATAACGTTAGGGAGACCTGACAGTGACGCTCGCCTCCTGCTG
- the znf131 gene encoding zinc finger protein 131: MAAEVEVELEGNSMEYPTHYKVMMDKLNEQRQLDQFTDITLIVDGHQFRAHKAVLAACSQFFHKFFQDFTQEPLVEIEGVSNTAFRQLLEFTYTATLAISGEEEAYDVWKAAEYLQMQEAIKALDNKINENPSLTTPSKSKKRKITETLNVITETLPSVEEQQVEIEVIGEGAIEVEESGLEEVVDAAKNAQAASDDSALALLADITSKYQQGEPTLQVIKKEAIEEHEVVYQEETVAAAKVLENVEVVEVQISQVDNMFRCNKCDRSFKLYYHLKQHLKTHLGSLEKPHVCIHCGKAYTREGALKQHISTFHFEAEELSRNQKPQKKVHVCEYCKKHFDHFGHFKEHLRKHTGEKPYECPDCHERFARNSTLKCHMAACQNGAGAKKGRKKLYECQVCSSVFNSWDQFKDHLVSHTGDKPNHCTMCDMWFTHPKELKAHLKDIHSIEDKSIEEVVITDSAATAALAIATQSIDGSETVLLDDGIQVEHVTVEPVDVMEMEETATVVVEDGGVAEMCEEDMERLKQAGVQIQVVHVTTTEVDGQQMVNSQVEGES; the protein is encoded by the exons ATGgcagctgaggtggaggtggagctggaggggAATAGCATGGAGTACCCAACACATTACAAAGTGATGATGGACAAACTGAATGAACAGCGACAGCTGGACCAGTTCACTGACATTACCTTGATTGTGGATG gacACCAGTTCAGGGCCCATAAAGCAGTGCTAGCAGCATGCAGTCAGTTTTTCCACAAGTTCTTCCAGGATTTTACCCAAGAGCCACTGGTGGAGATAGAAG GAGTGAGTAACACAGCCTTTCGCCAGCTGTTAGAGTTCACTTACACAGCCACGCTTGCTATATCCGGAGAAGAAGAGGCCTATGATGTCTGGAAGGCTGCTGAATACCTACAGATGCAGGAAGCCATCAAGGCACTCGACAATAA GATAAATGAGAATCCCTCACTGACGACACCGAGCAAAAGTAAAAAGAGGAAGATTACAGAGACGTTAAATGTGATTACAGAAACTTTACCATCAGTGGAAGAGCAGCAG GTGGAGATTGAAGTCATAGGGGAAGGTGCCATTGAGGTGGAGGAGTCAgggctggaggaggtggtggatgCAGCAAAGAATGCCCAGGCAGCATCAGATGACTCTGCTTTGGCTCTCCTTGCCGATATAACTAGTAAATATCAGCAAGGGGAACCAACGTTACAAGTTATCAAGAAGGAAGCAATAGAAGAG cATGAGGTTGTGTATCAGGAGGAAACAGTGGCTGCCGCCAAGGTGCTGGAGAATGTCGAGGTTGTGGAGGTCCAGATTTCCCAAGTAGACAACATGTTCCGCTGCAACAAGTGTGACCGCAGCTTCAAGTTGTACTACCACCTCAAACAACACTTGAAAACACACCTGGGCTCGCTGGAGAAACCCCATGTGTGCATCCACTGCGGCAAAGCCTACACACGAGAGGGAGCCTTGAAGCAGCACATCAGCACGTTTCATTTCGAAGCAGAGGAACTGTCTCGAAACCAGAAACCTCAAAAGAAAGTGCATGTCTGTGAATACTGTAAGAAGCACTTTGACCACTTTGGCCACTTTAAGGAGCACTTGCGGAAACACACTG GTGAAAAACCTTACGAGTGTCCAGATTGTCATGAGCGATTTGCAAGGAATAGCACACTGAAGTGCCATATGGCAGCCTGTCAGAATGGGGCTGGAGCCAAGAAAGGACGTAAGAAGCTCTATGAATGCCAG gtctgcagcagtgtgtttaaCAGCTGGGATCAGTTCAAAGACCATCTTGTGAGCCACACTGGAGATAAGCCCAACCACTGCACCATGTGTGACATGTGGTTTACCCACCCCAAAGAGCTAAAGGCCCACCTCAAAGACATCCATTCCATTGAGGACAAGTCAATTGAGGAAGTGGTGATTACCGACTCTGCTGCTACCGCAGCTCTCGCCATAGCAACGCAGAGCATAGATGGATCCGAAACGGTCCTGTTGGATGATGGAATTCAGGTCGAGCACGTCACAGTGGAGCCCGTGGATGTGATGGAAATGGAGGAGACGGCGACAGTTGTGGTGGAGGATGGAGGGGTGGCGGAGATGTGTGAGGAGGACATGGAGAGATTAAAACAGGCTGGGGTGCAGATCCAGGTGGTGCATGTGACCACAACTGAGGTTGACGGACAGCAGATGGTGAACTCTCAGGTGGAGGGGGAAAGTTGA
- the selenop gene encoding selenoprotein Pa isoform X2 translates to MWAGLTLLLTLCLLHGGGAESDGGGPRCQLAPAWRIGEVEPMRGSIGHVTVVALFQASULFCLVQASRMDGLRQKLERHGLRDVRYMVINHQGKQAQRLHTQLAEKLSENITLYKQEEQQPDVWQTLNGQKDDFLIYDRCGRLTHHISLPYSIIGQGHIEGAIRDTYCKRICGECAHESAEVPEECNKKAEAQPDVDGSPAVEGNTEHGHGHHHHHGHGHHGDNHDFHPRGLGRERVHHRGHHHGNGHHGNGDDHGSHDQGQQQSQSQQGVREQGHYQDGVVSQRQAHLELGQVQQAHIQHMSQEALGAPVRPUIQEKASUKSKHSUQWTAGSDNEASPKASUCUHURRLFGEAGIEQPVSLUHCGEVLPASURUHGLIGDAANNVRETUQURSPPAAUQQPQPAQ, encoded by the exons ATGTGGGCAGGCCTCACTCTGCTCCTCACTCTCTGCCTGCTCCATGGGGGCGGAGCAGAGAGTGATGGGGGTGGGCCTCGATGTCAGCTGGCGCCTGCCTGGAGAATAGGGGAGGTGGAGCCCATGAGGGGGTCAATAGGGCATGTGACGGTGGTGGCTCTTTTCCAGGCCAGCTGACTGTTCTGCTTGGTGCAGGCTTCCAG AATGGATGGCCTGCGCCAGAAGCTGGAGCGTCATGGTCTAAGAGATGTGCGCTACATGGTCATTAACCACCAGGGGAAGCAAGCCCAGCGCCTGCACACCCAGCTGGCAGAAAAACTTTCAGAGAACATCACGCTCTACAAACAGGAGGAGCAACAGCCCGATGTTTGGCAGACACTGAACGGACAGAAAGATGACTTTCTCATCTATGACAG GTGTGGGCGTCTCACTCACCACATTTCACTTCCATACTCCATCATTGGACAGGGCCACATTGAGGGTGCAATCAGAGATACCTACTGCAAACGCATATGTGGAGAGTGCGCACATGAG AGTGCTGAGGTCCCAGAGGAGTGCAATAAGAAAGCAGAGGCACAGCCAGATGTAGATGGTAGCCCAGCTGTAGAGGGTAACACTGAACATGGTCACggtcatcaccaccatcatggTCATGGCCACCATGGGGATAATCATGATTTCCACCCCCGTGGCCTTGGTCGTGAACGTGTTCACCACCGTGGTCATCACCATGGAAATGGTCACCATGGAAATGGTGATGACCATGGTAGCCATGATCAAGGACAACAGCAGAGTCAAAGCCAGCAAGGTGTTAGAGAACAAGGGCATTATCAAGATGGCGTGGTGTCTCAAAGGCAGGCTCATTTAGAGTTAGGCCAGGTGCAACAAGCACACATACAACACATGTCACAGGAAGCTCTCGGAGCCCCTGTTAGACCTTGAATACAAGAGAAGGCGAGCTGAAAGTCAAAGCACAGCTGACAGTGGACAGCAGGCTCTGACAATGAAGCCTCTCCTAAGGCCAGCTGATGCTGACACTGACGCAGGCTGTTTGGCGAAGCAGGCATTGAGCAGCCAGTCAGTCTCTGACACTGTGGTGAGGTGTTGCCCGCCTCCTGACGGTGACACGGGCTGATAGGCGACGCAGCCAATAACGTTAGGGAGACCTGACAGTGACGCTCGCCTCCTGCTG